The following are encoded in a window of Oncorhynchus keta strain PuntledgeMale-10-30-2019 chromosome 10, Oket_V2, whole genome shotgun sequence genomic DNA:
- the LOC127931962 gene encoding meteorin-like protein: MLWPGLAHWVAAVFLCRVASAQYTSDQCSWRGSGLTHESHSRDVEQVYLRCSQGSLEWLYPTGALIVNLRPNTEPTSGASPGLHACIKPQTDSRGSHLYLERAGQLRLLMSETEQAHGRVQCFSLTEGALFIEAVGQQDISKRITVFQYELVASHGPGAHLYPHLNTGTGKRPTHTHTSTLALVRDPHTHTPEHWTWKSSGRGSIRGVDTPSSSDHSSVAVTLSRLFHQKSGVFSWDGARGKGWSGRLNTPLRCRLQPREKGDFLFTGAVRFGEAWLGCSPHYRHFLKLYRTALETGSNPCHMDMDTD, translated from the exons ATGCTGTGGCCAGGTTTAGCGCACTGGGTAGCGGCTGTGTTTCTCTGTCGGGTCGCCTCGGCGCAGTACACCAGCGACCAGTGCAGCTGGAGAGGAAG tggtCTGACCCATGAGTCTCACTCCCGTGATGTGGAGCAGGTATACCTGCGTTGCTCCCAGGGCAGTCTAGAGTGGCTCTATCCTACTGGGGCCCTCATCGTCAACCTGCGGCCCAACACGGAGCCCACGTCTGGGGCTTCCCCCGGCCTGCACGCCTGCATCAAGCCCCAGACAGACTCCCGCGGATCACACCTCTACCTGGAGAGAGCTGGACAGCTCCGCCTGCTGATGTctgagacagaacag GCGCATGGCAGGGTGCAGTGTTTCTCCctgacagagggggcgctgttcaTAGAGGCAGTGGGCCAGCAGGACATCAGCAAGAGGATCACAGTGTTTCAGTATGAACTGGTGGCCAGCCACGGACCTGGAGCTCATCTGTACCCACACCTCAACACTGGCACTGGTaagagaccaacacacacacacacctcaacactgGCACTGGTaagagacccacacacacacacacctgaacactGGACCTG gaa ATCTT cgGGTCGTGGCAGTATCCGTGGCGTTGACACGCCCTCGTCATCAGACCACTCCTCCGTTGCCGTGACGCTAAGCCGCCTGTTCCATCAGAAGAGCGGAGTGTTCTCTTGGGACGGAGCCAGAGGAAAGGGGTGGTCCGGACGTCTGAACACGCCCCTGCGGTGCCGGCTGCAGCCGAGGGAGAAGGGGGACTTCCTGTTCACGGGGGCAGTGCGGTTCGGAGAGGCGTGGCTTGGCTGTTCCCCGCACTACCGCCACTTTCTGAAGCTCTACCGGACCGCCCTGGAGACTGGAAGTAACCCCTGTCACATGGACATGGACACAGACTGA
- the LOC127931963 gene encoding uncharacterized protein LOC127931963 — protein sequence MDNLLYSYRNGCSANVKLKGEVTAIDEYGDSRNGLVMKGEVTAIDEYGDSRNGLVMKGEVTAIDEYGDSRNGLVMKGEVTAINEYGDSRNGLVMKGEVTAIDEYGDSRNGLVMKGEVTAIDEYGDSRNGLVMKGEVTAIDEYGDSRNGLVMKGEVTAIDEYGDSRNGLVMKGEVTAIDEYGDSRNGLVMKGEVTAIDEYGDSRNGLVMKGEVTAIDEYGDSRNGLVMKGEVTAKNEYGDSRNVLVMKYMNRLRCSPAMGHQASLANTGLLVFFYVEITLNVSLTLNVSLTLNVSYPDHVTRDPDHVTRDPDHVTRDPDHVTRDPDHVTRDPDHVTRDPEHVTRDPEHVTRDPDHVTRDPDHVTRDPDHVTRDPDHVTRDPDHVTRDPDHVTPRPGPCDPRPGPCDPRPGPCDPRPGPCDPRPGPCDLRPGPCDLRPGPCDLRPRPCDLRFTCDSNNSDLVPPLASEHLSVKASEYVSVKASEYVSVKASEHASEHVSVKASEYVSVKASEHVSVKASEHVSVKASEYVSASEYVSVKASEHVSVRPLSL from the exons ATGGATAATTTGCTGTACAGCTATAGAAATGGGTGCAGCGCAAACGTGAAGTTGAAGGGAGAGGTGACTGCCATAGATGAATATGGAGACTCCAGAAATGGTTTGGTGATGAAGGGAGAGGTGACTGCCATAGATGAATATGGAGACTCCAGAAATGGTTTGGTGATGAAGGGAGAGGTGACTGCCATAGATGAATATGGAGACTCCAGAAATGGTTTGGTGATGAAGGGAGAG GTGACTGCCATCAATGAATATGGAGACTCCAGAAATGGTTTGGTGATGAAGGGCGAGGTGACTGCCATAGATGAATATGGAGACTCCAGAAATGGTTTGGTGATGAAGGGAGAGGTGACTGCCATAGATGAATATGGAGACTCCAGAAATGGTTTGGTGATGAAGGGAGAGGTGACTGCCATAGATGAATATGGAGACTCCAGAAATGGTTTGGTGATGAAGGGAGAGGTGACTGCCATAGATGAATATGGAGACTCCAGAAATGGTTTGGTGATGAAGGGAGAGGTGACTGCCATAGATGAATATGGAGACTCCAGAAATGGTTTGGTGATGAAGGGAGAGGTGACTGCCATAGATGAATATGGAGACTCCAGAAATGGTTTGGTGATGAAGGGAGAGGTGACTGCCATAGATGAATATGGAGACTCCAGAAATGGTTTGGTGATGAAGGGAGAGGTGACTGCCAAAAATGAATATGGAGActccagaaatgttttggtgaTGAAGTATATGAACCGTTTACGTTGCTCCCCAGCAATGGGGCATCAAGCATCACTTGCTAACACAGGACTATTGGTGTTTTTCTATGTCGAAATTACTTTAAATGTATCATTGACTTTAAATGTATCATTGACTTTAAATGTATCAT ACCCGGACCATGTGACCCGAGACCCGGACCATGTGACCCGAGACCCGGACCATGTGACCCGAGACCCGGACCATGTGACCCGAGACCCGGACCATGTGACCCGAGACCCGGACCATGTGACCCGAGACCCGGAGCATGTGACCCGAGACCCGGAGCATGTGACCCGAGACCCGGACCATGTGACCCGAGACCCGGACCATGTGACCCGAGACCCGGACCATGTGACCCGAGACCCGGACCATGTGACCCGAGACCCGGACCATGTGACCCGAGACCCGGACCATGTGACCCCGAGACCCGGACCATGTGACCCGAGACCCGGACCATGTGACCCGAGACCCGGACCATGTGACCCGAGACCCGGACCATGTGACCCGAGACCCGGACCATGTGACCTGAGACCCGGACCATGTGACCTGAGACCCGGACCATGTGACCTGAGACCCAGACCATGTGACTTGAGATTTACTTGTGACTCGAATAAcagtgacttggtcccacctctg gCCTCTGAGCATTTGTCTGTTAAGGCCTCTGAGTATGTGTCTGTTAAGGCCTCTGAGTATGTGTCTGTTAAGgcctctgagcat gcctctgagcatgtgtctgttaaGGCCTCTGAGTATGTGTCTGTTAAGgcctctgagcatgtgtctgttaaggcctctgagcatgtgtctgttaaGGCCTCTGAGTATGTGTCT gCCTCTGAGTATGTGTCTGTTAAGgcctctgagcatgtgtctgttaggCCTCTGA